TCGCCATCGACCGAGCGCACCTCCATCACCAGCTCGTTGCCGAGCGAGCGAGCGCCGCCCAGGTTCAGCGCGCGACCGCCGAAGAAGCCGCCGCCGCCCGCGTTGGCCGGCGCGTTGATGTTCGAGAAGGCTTTGTCCCAGCGGTTTTGAATGTTGAGCCACGGCTCGCGCATCCGCTGCCAGACATGCGCGACCTGCGCGCTGGTGATGCGCGTCGGCAGCAACGTGGTAAACGTCAGCAGCACGGCCACAACCATCGTTCCCGACAGGATGAAGCGCCAGCCGAGCAGATCGGGAACCTCGATCATCGCCGCCGTCCACGTGTTGGCGCGGTGAAGATAGCTTTGATGCACCAGCAGCAGCAGGCTGGCTCCGGCGAAGAGATAGAACAAAATCGCCGGTGGCTTGGGCGAGGCGTGAGTCAGGTTGACCAGCAGGATCAGCGCGTTCAAGATCAGCGGCGACCATGACCAGCCGCGCCGGATCAGCATCCACATCGTGGCGTAGCTGAGCGCCCAGGCCAGGAGCGCCAGCACGGTGATGAACAGCAGCAGGTCCTCGCCCGTGCCGCCGTTCGCCAGGATACGCATCAGGATGATCGCGCGGATCAGAATCTCGGTCGCCTGGTCTTTCCAGGTGGGCAATGCGTCGCCCAGCAGCGGGCCGATGCGGTTGACGGCCCAGACGACGCCGAGCACGATGCTCAGGCTGTGCGCGAGCCACTTCGGCAGCCAGCGCGCCTGCGCGAAGCCCGCACCAACCAGGATACCGCCGACCGCTACCATCAGCAGCACTTGCAGGCCGCGCGCCCAGTTAGAGGCGATAATGCTCTGCACCGTCGCCAGAGTCATCGTCGCGCCCAGCACGATGGTGATCAACGCTGGTCCGAATTGTGTCACGCCGGAGGCTGGACGCCGCCGGTGGAGAACAGGAGTTACTACTGCCATAAAGATCGTGATGGGCGATGCCTGCGTCGCAGCGGCGGCGCAGCCTCATCAGCCATAAGATATAGCTTGCAGCTTGGGAAACACGCTGTGCGCGTTATCCCAGGCTGCCTGCACAAGGTCGTCGTATGGTATACCACGTAGCGCAGCGATTCGTTCAGCCACGAAGTGGACGCGCGCCGGCTCGTTACGCTTGCCCCGGAACGGATGCGGCGACAGGTAGGGACAGTCGGTTTCGATCAGCAGGCGATCGAGCGAGACACGCTGCGCGACCTCGTGAAGCTCGGTGGCTTTGGGGAAGGTGACAGGTCCGGCCAGAGAGATATACGCGCCCAGCTCAAGGCACGCCGAGGCGTAGGCCCAGTCGCCGCTAAAGGCATGCATCACGATCGTCAGGCCGCGCGCGGACTCCGACAGGATACGCACGGTATCGGCCTGCGCGTCGCGGGCGTGGATCACCACCGGCATGCCGTGCTCGCGAGCCAGCGCAAGCTGCGTCCGAAACAGCGCGTGCTGTGCATCCTGCGGCGCGCGGTTGTGGTGATAGTCCAGCCCGATCTCGCCGAGCGCGACCACCTTGGGCTGTTGCAGCAGCGCGGCGATCTCGTCGAGGTGTTCGGTGGTGGTGATGAGCGAGTAGTGCGGCTGAATCCCGGCGGTGGCGTAGATCTGCGGGTGCCGCGCGGCTAGCGTGGCGCTGGCATGGCTCGACGGCAGATCGTAGCCGATGTTGATCAGCTTTGCCACGCCTGCCGCCCGGGCACGCTCCAGCACCGCCGCTCGGTCGGCGTTGAACGCATCGATATGCACATGGGCATGGGTGTCGATTAATGGCACATCAAGATTCTACCACAATCGCACGATCGGGGCACTTGCGGTCGTCCAATTCATGGGTATCATCTCAGACTTGCATTCCTGAGGCGCTTTGGTACTATTGAATCGTCTGTAGGAGATAGCACTATGCTTACGAGTATCGAAGGCGTGTACCGTAATGGTCAGATTGAGCTTAGTGAGCAACCAACGAATATGGATGATAACACGCGCGTGATTGTGACCTTCCTTGATCGTGGTCATGTCGACCTTCGCGCTCGTGGTATTGATGCACAACAAGCCGCTGACGTACGCAGGCAGCTCACTCCGTTTGCCGAAGAATGGAATAGCCCAGAGATGGATGCGTATGACGACTATGATGCCGCCAAAGCTTGTCTATAAACGGGGCGATGTTGTCTTGGTGCTCTTTCCGAATTCCAACTTACAGACGGCGAAGCGGCGTCCTGCGCTAGTCATCCAGGCGGACAATCTACAAACTGGACTATCACAGGTAATTGTGGCGATGATTACTGGACGTACTTTTCGCGCCAATCATCCCAGCCGCGTTCTTATCCAGCAAGGTACACCCGAAGGGCAACAATCGGGGCTACTTAGCGACTCTGTCGTGATGACGGACAATCTTACGACTATTATAGAAACGGCGATTGATCGGGTTATTGGAACCCTACCAATGGCTCAAGTTGATGCAGCCCTCCGCCGTACGCTAGCGTTATGAACAAGCGAGATAACATGCGGTGCTACACCTGAGTCAGCCTGCATTGTCCGCTGGAATCATGAGCTTTGCCTCACCGAATCCTCGTGATCCGTAGCACCTACCCACCATCTCCGTCCGGTTCGGTAAAGAATTTCGGCGGCGTGTAGGGCCAGCGCACCTGCGCCCGCGACCACTCGGCGTCGAGGTTGAGGCTGAACGAGCCGCCGAGGTCGGCTGAGGCCAGCGTCTCGATGATCGACAGGCCCAGCCCGCTGCTTGGCTTGTGCGGCGCGGGCGGCTTCGACGGCCCATCGTCGCGCACCTCGATGCAGGCCTCGTGGCCGCTCTGCCATGCCTCGACCTGCACCACGCCGCCGTCGATTGAGACTCCATGCGACAGCGCGTTGTTGACCAGCTCGTTGATGATCAGCGCGATCACCGTGGCCTCACGCGACGAGATCGGCACTGGCTTGCCGAGCACCTCGAAGTTGACGGGCGACTCGCCCACCAATCCGGTATGTGCGTTATCGACGACCTGCCGCGCGATCTCCTGCACGGTGGTCACGCCGATGTCCTCGCGGCACAGCAGATTATGCACGGCGGCAATCGCCTGAATCCGCCCCGCCGACTGAGCCAGCGCCGCCGCGCCCGGCGAGTCGGCATCCAGCCGCCGATACTGCATCGTCAGCAGCGCCGAGATCGTTTGCAGGTTGTTGCGCACGCGATGATGCATCTCCTGCAACAGCGTCGATTTGATCCGCAGGCTGCGCTTGGCCTCTTTGAAGAGCCGCGCATTCTCGATCGCGATGGCCGCCTCGTCGGCAAAGCTCGACAGCAGCCGCACCTGCTCGTAGTCGAAGTAGCGCTGCTGACGGGTATAGAGCACGATCGCGCCGATCACCCGCTCGCCGATCCGCAGCGGCAGGCAAAACAACGAGTGATAGCCCTCGCTGTAGGCCAGCGCCGCCAGTTCGGGAAAGCGCATGTCGTCGTAGGCGTTGGCGATCGCCACCGGATGCGCCTCGGTGATCGAGCGCAGGATCACCCGGCGCAGCCGCTCGTCCCACCGCCCGCCCCACGAGGCGATCAGCTCGATCTCGCGGCACTCGTCGTCGCACTGGAAAATATCGGCGCGATCCGACGACGAAAGCACCACCGCCTGCTCCACGATCAGATTGAGCACCGTGCCGAGATCAAGGGTGGCCGCAATCGCGGCGGAGACGCGCTGAAGCGTGCTTAGCTCACGAATCTTCTGATGCAGCCGCTCGTCTGTCTCCTGGTAGCGCTGGGCGTTGGCGATCGAAAAGGCCAGCTCGCCCGCGACCACTTCCAGAAAGTGGACCTCTTCTTCGCGGAAGGCGCGCGGCCCGATTGCCTGCACGCTGATCACGCCCTGAAGCTGATCGCCTACATAATCATCGGGCGAGCTGGCAAACAAGATGATCGGCACGCAGATGATCGAGCGGTACGGGCGCTCGTCGAGACGCGGCACCACTTTGAAGCGCTGATCTTCCAGCACGTCTTGAATCACGAGCGGCTGTCCCTCTTGCGCCGCCCAGCCGGTCGCGCCCTCGCCGAGGCGGATCACCACATGACCGATCGCGCCATGATCCAGGCCATGTGTTGCGCGCATCGTCAGGTTGCCGGTGTTGCGATCGAAGAGAAAGACCGAGCAGACATCGGTGCTCATCACGTTGGCGACCGTCTCGGCAACGGTCTGGAGCGATGCCTCAAGGTCGAGCGACGAGTTGGCCGCGCTGACGATATGGTGCAGCCCGTCAAGCTCGGCTACCTGACGCATCAGCCGGTGCTCCCACTCCCGCGAGCGGCTATCCTCACGCGACGCGGCGTAGCCCAGCAGCAGCTCGCTGACCAGATTAGCCGGATCGAGCTGGAGCGACGGCGCGAGGGTCAGCCCCAGCCGGGCCAGATCGTCCGGCGGTCGCTGCTCGTCGTGCCACATGTAGCCCAGGCAGAAGGCGCGCGCCCGCCACGCCTGTGTGTCGGCCTCGCGCACCAGCTCGTCGATCAGGCCGAGCGTCTGCGAGCTGCTGCTTTCAAGGCGCTGATGGAGCTCAGGCAGCAGGCTATCGATAGACGAAACAGTCATACACATACTCGCGTAGGCGATGGCCGCGTGACAATCAGCAGTGGGAGCGTGGAGCGCGGCCTACTTGACGGGAATCCAGATGATCGCATCGTACCATACATTGTTTCCGGCCTCGGTATCATTGGCGGCCAGCCCGACGAACGGACGCCGCGCCGGGTCGAAGTCGTACACGCCCAGGTCGGCCCAGCCGTTGGCGGTATCCATCTGGCTGATCGTCACCTCCTGCGCGTCGCCGGAGCCGTCGGCGTGCCCGACGACGTAGCGCGCGGTGCCCGCGTCTTTCAAGCCGTTCGGCACGTACGGCACCCAGGCCAGCACGCGATACGTGCCGACGCCCGGCAGCTTCGGTCGCCACGTTCCGATCGTTAGCTGGCTGCTGCTGTCCGGTCGGCTGATCACGTTCAGCGCCGTCCCGCCGATGCCCTGCGCGATCTCATCCCAGCCGTCGCCGAGCCGCTTGAAGCTGGGATCGGTCGTATCCACGACGATCGCGTCTTGCGGCAGCGCGCAGGGCGAGGGCACGTCGCGCCAGATCCAGGTGCTGATCTGGCCCGCCGGATGGTTGGCCCAGGGATCGCCGCCCTTGGGACCGCACCAGCCCGCCGGATCGGTGTCGCGTCCCAGGTATTGCACCTGGAAGTGCAGGTGCGGCCCCGTGGCGCAGCCCGACGACCCGGCGATGCCGATGTGCTCGCCGCGCTTGATCGGCCCAGGCTCGACGGTTGCCCGCGCGAGGTGCCAGTAGAGCGTGCGGTAGCCGTTGTGATGCTCGATGATCACAACATGCGCGATGCCGCAGCCGTCGTCGGAGTTGCCCGCAAAGACGACGGTGCCGTCGGCGGCGGATAGAACCGGCTCCGGCGGCAGCATGCCGTAGTCCCAGCCGTCGTGTCCGTCGTAGCTCAGCTGCTCGTCGCGGTCGCCGCGATAGGTGACGATCGAGCCGTCCTGCGTCAGAAAGGGCGCGTCATGATCGAAGAACGAGGTCGTCTCGTGCAGGGCTTCCATCGGCGGCGACAGGAACGGCTGCGCTGGCTCAGGCCAGC
The sequence above is a segment of the Herpetosiphonaceae bacterium genome. Coding sequences within it:
- a CDS encoding GAF domain-containing protein gives rise to the protein MTVSSIDSLLPELHQRLESSSSQTLGLIDELVREADTQAWRARAFCLGYMWHDEQRPPDDLARLGLTLAPSLQLDPANLVSELLLGYAASREDSRSREWEHRLMRQVAELDGLHHIVSAANSSLDLEASLQTVAETVANVMSTDVCSVFLFDRNTGNLTMRATHGLDHGAIGHVVIRLGEGATGWAAQEGQPLVIQDVLEDQRFKVVPRLDERPYRSIICVPIILFASSPDDYVGDQLQGVISVQAIGPRAFREEEVHFLEVVAGELAFSIANAQRYQETDERLHQKIRELSTLQRVSAAIAATLDLGTVLNLIVEQAVVLSSSDRADIFQCDDECREIELIASWGGRWDERLRRVILRSITEAHPVAIANAYDDMRFPELAALAYSEGYHSLFCLPLRIGERVIGAIVLYTRQQRYFDYEQVRLLSSFADEAAIAIENARLFKEAKRSLRIKSTLLQEMHHRVRNNLQTISALLTMQYRRLDADSPGAAALAQSAGRIQAIAAVHNLLCREDIGVTTVQEIARQVVDNAHTGLVGESPVNFEVLGKPVPISSREATVIALIINELVNNALSHGVSIDGGVVQVEAWQSGHEACIEVRDDGPSKPPAPHKPSSGLGLSIIETLASADLGGSFSLNLDAEWSRAQVRWPYTPPKFFTEPDGDGG
- a CDS encoding peptidoglycan DD-metalloendopeptidase family protein, whose amino-acid sequence is MRHRVVFITCSLVIATLLTSLLVHQQTSLLLEANAAPTRPTTPVERQLEAQPERTSEPAHPGHEPGGPPTVGPEVPPPDPPRAALIERQRFFYEPDFYGPQIQAFLETQPGPLKHYRATVGNREHSFADLLSSQTTLYSINPKVVLALIEQQSGILSTGAPSEDQQRFMLGFRGEEERRAGWVAQLRWAIRELHRAQRDFPGVPDLVYADQTHSPMPPGLSIADYAVMRVLAATTTADGLPAKLDQGSGSFVATYARLFGDPRDPVAGWPEPAQPFLSPPMEALHETTSFFDHDAPFLTQDGSIVTYRGDRDEQLSYDGHDGWDYGMLPPEPVLSAADGTVVFAGNSDDGCGIAHVVIIEHHNGYRTLYWHLARATVEPGPIKRGEHIGIAGSSGCATGPHLHFQVQYLGRDTDPAGWCGPKGGDPWANHPAGQISTWIWRDVPSPCALPQDAIVVDTTDPSFKRLGDGWDEIAQGIGGTALNVISRPDSSSQLTIGTWRPKLPGVGTYRVLAWVPYVPNGLKDAGTARYVVGHADGSGDAQEVTISQMDTANGWADLGVYDFDPARRPFVGLAANDTEAGNNVWYDAIIWIPVK
- a CDS encoding TatD family hydrolase, whose protein sequence is MPLIDTHAHVHIDAFNADRAAVLERARAAGVAKLINIGYDLPSSHASATLAARHPQIYATAGIQPHYSLITTTEHLDEIAALLQQPKVVALGEIGLDYHHNRAPQDAQHALFRTQLALAREHGMPVVIHARDAQADTVRILSESARGLTIVMHAFSGDWAYASACLELGAYISLAGPVTFPKATELHEVAQRVSLDRLLIETDCPYLSPHPFRGKRNEPARVHFVAERIAALRGIPYDDLVQAAWDNAHSVFPKLQAISYG
- a CDS encoding type II toxin-antitoxin system PemK/MazF family toxin, which codes for MTTMMPPKLVYKRGDVVLVLFPNSNLQTAKRRPALVIQADNLQTGLSQVIVAMITGRTFRANHPSRVLIQQGTPEGQQSGLLSDSVVMTDNLTTIIETAIDRVIGTLPMAQVDAALRRTLAL